In Mytilus galloprovincialis chromosome 1, xbMytGall1.hap1.1, whole genome shotgun sequence, the following are encoded in one genomic region:
- the LOC143063579 gene encoding uncharacterized protein LOC143063579 isoform X2 — MAEVSGHGDISPLEDTVEDSSRDGEGQKPRAPTTSSVVTKKRKSRSKYTQLEEKWNAKFGNLNR, encoded by the exons ATGGCAGAGGTAAGTGGACACGGAGATATTTCTCCGTTAGAAGATACGGTGGAGGATTCCTCTCGTGATGGTGAAGGGCAGAAGCCACGTGCACCTACAACTTCGTCAGTAGTTACGAAGAAGAGGAAGTCCAGGTCCAAGTATACGCAACTAGAAGAAAAATGGAACGCAAAATTTGGAAACCTTAATA gATGA
- the LOC143063579 gene encoding uncharacterized protein LOC143063579 isoform X1, with the protein MAEVSGHGDISPLEDTVEDSSRDGEGQKPRAPTTSSVVTKKRKSRSKYTQLEEKWNAKFGNLNSKLDSMFDFIKGQTSTANGDKNTSESGNTLSQRQSSSTPSLSQRQSGSSTSQSQRQTRRSRDSDSESADERDDVMSLQPGQNEVLGSGTESDNEGSNDEHLSSKAKKCLFDIFWEDAIAKKTEKKIGITMDDSQKEVLMGHWRALKPNLVSAFAEETKELFPVDEETEKFLQVPTLDDFIGNCLVKRHGSKASFSKGKNLHSQPYKMLERIAYRGQQASFMGIVICMYMQQSLGNLLELLTDETPNIDKAIQQVRDIFAMSTKELDQAGRAGAFHHIIRRQMCMTDTSMFLLHDSRDISDLPLTGEGVFGDNLVSALKARKDKDKTLDDLLPDIFPKDRKRKTPLTDDSSKAKKSKIEKSDQNKDKTSENFRIPKVYSNTGNRKFIKKTDDGKFSKPDTGYKKTPFPARGGKSYRK; encoded by the coding sequence ATGGCAGAGGTAAGTGGACACGGAGATATTTCTCCGTTAGAAGATACGGTGGAGGATTCCTCTCGTGATGGTGAAGGGCAGAAGCCACGTGCACCTACAACTTCGTCAGTAGTTACGAAGAAGAGGAAGTCCAGGTCCAAGTATACGCAACTAGAAGAAAAATGGAACGCAAAATTTGGAAACCTTAATAGTAAGTTGGACAGTATGTTTGATTTTATTAAGGGACAGACAAGTACCGCAAATGGGGACAAAAATACGTCTGAAAGTGGAAATACACTGTCACAAAGACAGTCCAGTTCTACTCCTAGTCTGTCACAAAGACAGTCAGGTTCTTCTACAAGTCAGTCACAAAGACAGACACGTAGGTCTAGAGATTCTGATAGTGAATCTGCTGATGAACGTGATGATGTAATGTCATTACAACCAGGTCAAAACGAAGTTTTGGGTTCTGGCACAGAGTCTGACAATGAAGGCTCTAATGATGAACATTTGTCAAGCAAagcaaaaaaatgtttgtttgatattttttgggAGGATGCCATTGCCAagaaaactgagaaaaaaattGGCATTACCATGGATGATTCTCAAAAAGAGGTTCTAATGGGTCACTGGCGTGCACTCAAACCAAATTTAGTATCAGCCTTTGCTGAGGAAACTAAAGAGCTTTTTCCTGTTGATGAGGAAACAGAAAAATTCCTACAGGTACCAACTTTAGATGATTTCATTGGAAATTGTTTAGTTAAAAGACATGGCAGTAAAGCCTCTTTTTCTAAAGGAAAGAATTTACATTCACAACCTTACAAAATGCTTGAAAGAATAGCATACAGAGGGCAGCAGGCAAGTTTTATGGGTATTGTCATTTGCATGTACATGCAACAGAGTCTTGGTAATTTATTAGAATTATTAACAGACGAAACACCAAACATTGACAAAGCAATTCAACAAGTAAGGGACATTTTTGCCATGTCCACGAAAGAGTTGGATCAAGCTGGTAGAGCAGGTGCTTTTCACCATATTATCAGACGTCAAATGTGTATGACAGATACATCCATGTTTCTTCTCCATGATTCGAGAGACATTTCAGACCTGCCTCTTACTGGAGAAGGTGTTTTTGGTGACAATTTAGTTTCTGCTTTAAAAGCGAGAAAAGACAAAGATAAAACTCTTGATGATTTGTTACCCGATATATTCCCAAAAGATAGGAAAAGAAAAACACCTTTGACAGATGATTCTAGTAAAGCTAAGAAGTCTAAAATAGAGAAGTCAGACCAGAACAAAGACAAGACTTCAGAGAATTTTCGTATCCCAAAAGTGTATTCCAACACAGGAAATAGAAAGTTCATCAAAAAGACAGATGATGGAAAATTCTCCAAACCAGACACTGGTTACAAGAAGACTCCCTTTCCGGCTAGAGGAGGGAAGTCCTATAGAAAATGA
- the LOC143063596 gene encoding GDP-fucose transporter 1-like — translation MRRGPLGFYKSHKMESRLTQYITIAAVVATYWCVSISMVFLNKYLLSSEDLKLNAPLFITWYQCVVTVGICLGLSYISKLFPSHVTFPQVDFDLKICRATLPLSIVFVSMISFNNLCLKFVGVAFYYVGRSLTTVFNVVLSYFILKQTTSWKAMGCCGIIICGFFMGVDQEKVAGSLSVMGVVFGVLASASVAMNSIYTKKVLPLVDNNIWRLTLYNNINASFLFLPLMALFGEAPEVIFFPKLGNLSFWFYMTLGGVFGFAIGYVTGLQIKVTSPLTHNISGTAKACAQTVMACSYYGDIKSTLWWTSNAVVLAGSGGYTEVRRREMDQQRKEAVMVLAEKVNVDKDQP, via the exons GTGTGTGTCTATATCTATGGTGTTTCTGAACAAGTACCTATTGAGCAGTGAGGATCTTAAG TTGAATGCTCCATTATTTATCACATGGTACCAGTGTGTTGTAACAGTCGGGATATGTCTTGGCCTGAGTTATATATCCAAGCTCTTCCCAAGTCATGTCACCTTTCCACAGGTAGATTTTGATCTGAAGATATGCAGAGCA acTCTACCACTATCCATTGTATTTGTATCCATGATATCATTTAACAACTTGTGTTTGAAGTTTGTTGGTGTGGCATTTTACTATGTTGGCAGATCATTAACAACAGTATTCAATGTG GTACTTTCTTACTTTATTCTGAAACAAACAACCTCGTGGAAGGCGATGGGATGCTGTGGTATAATTATATGTGGATTCTTCATGGGCGTCGATCAAGAAAAAGTAGCAG GATCGTTGTCAGTTATGGGAGTAGTCTTTGGAGTTTTAGCCAGTGCTAGTGTAGCAATGAATTCTATATATACAAAGAAAGTACTGCCATTGGTTGACAATAATATATGGAGACTAACATTATACAATAACATCAATGCATCATTTCTCTTCTTACCGCTGATGGCATTGTTCGGAGAGGCACCCGAGGTCATATTTTTCCCCAAACTTGGAAATCTGTCATTTTGGTTTTACATGACTTTAGGTGGAGTGTTTGGTTTTGCCATTGGCTATGTTACTGGCCTACAGATTAAAGTTACTTCTCCATTAACACATAATATTTCCGGCACGGCTAAAGCTTGTGCCCAGACTGTTATGGCATGTTCTTATTATGGTGATATTAAATCGACTCTGTGGTGGACCAGCAATGCTGTGGTGCTAGCTGGATCTGGAGGTTATACAGAAGTCAGACGAAGAGAAATGGACCAACAACGTAAGGAAGCAGTCATGGTTTTAGCAGAGAAAGTAAACGTAGATAAAGATCAGCCCTGA